Genomic DNA from Panthera leo isolate Ple1 chromosome E3, P.leo_Ple1_pat1.1, whole genome shotgun sequence:
CTTCTCATGGAGAGCTCAGTTGATCCTTGAGAGATTCCTGGAACAAAATCAAGCCCCTCCATAGCCACGCTAAGGCCATGTGGCCTGGCAGGGTCCTAGGTTGGCTTCAGCTTCTTGGGGTAGAGGGCATGGGGCTGCTGGATTCTTGAGGTAGACTTTGCTCCCTAGCACCCAGCCCACAGAGGGCCAACACCTTGACCCGGGGAGCAGAGTCTGTGCTCTTCCTGGACAGACCTGACTTCTTTGATTACCCAGACTCAGACCAAGCCAGGCTCCTGGCCGTGGCCCGGTTTATTGGAGAGAAACCCGTCATCTTTGTTAACTCAGGTATGAACCAGCTTGAGACAGCCTCCTTCCTTGCCGGGGTCTGGAGGAGAGCTGCCCTTGGCCCTCCAATTGGAGGTGAGTCCAGGGTCCCCATCTCCCCCTTCTTGTCTAACAGGATACAACTCTGAGTTCTTCTATCACATCCTAGTGGGTGCTCTGGTAGtggccttcctcttcctccttttccagtTCTGCACACACAtgtaagccccccccccccggccccttcCGGCCTCCCGCCTCACCCCAGCTTTCCTTGGGAGAGGCTGAAGGACCCCAAAGCCTAGGGAGGCAGGGCGTGGCTTCCCACTTCTGATCTCATACCCCATAGGAGCTGCCAAAAAGGGGCCTAAGGAGCCGGACAAGGGCCTTGCACTCTGCCCTGAGTGCCCAAACCTGCCCTCCTTTCCCGCTGATgaataaaagtctgtttttttcttccctgactGCTCGGTAGCCATCCAGGGGGTCCTGCCCCGTCCTGTGGTCATCTGTGCTTTCTGTCCCCAgacccccccacccttcccagcaCCAAAGAACTGGGTGAAGAGGGCCTTGGTGGCGTTCACGCAGATCGTCTTTATTAGCGGTCTGTAAAGCACCTCCCAGGGTCCCCTGACCCCAGACTGGAGGAAGCCTTGAGAGGTCTGTAGCACCAGGGACATGCCAGGGCCCGAGGGCAAGATGTGCAGCCTAATGGGGAAGGGACTGGGTGCCCCTCGCCCGCCCCCGGGGTTGCTCAGCACTGGGAAGGTTGGGGGGTAgcagccacctccctccccccatccctacAAACTAGTATGAATTTGGgcgaataaataaaataaataagattcctTAGGCTGGCCTTCCCTAGGGAGGAGCAGTGGAGGCAGCTAGCCCCAAgcgaggcctggggtgggggtggggaggatagttagggtgtccccttcctcccagaTGGTGGGGAGCCGAGAGGAGTCTGCAGCAGGGGGGCTGGGATGGCCTTGACAGCAGGGCCTCCCCCACATTCTCCGAGTCCTGGTCCCCTTGAGTCAGTCTCCCCACGGCCCTCTAGCCCTCAGTGGATAGGAAGTGATGCCCCCTTCCTCTGATCCTTTGCTCCCCCCAGAGCCCCAGGGTTGGTGACGGGAGAAGGGGGGCCGCGCAGGAAGGGGCCTGCTACCCTCAGCTCAGGCACTGCTGGGAGAAGAggttccccctccctgccttccttttcACCTGGTCCCTGACCCTCTGCCCCTGAGGGCAGATGTCCCGCCCCTCGGCCCCTTCAGAGTCCATCTGTCAGTCCCCGGGCTGTCAGGGCAAGaggcccctggctcccaccccctgcccagcgGCCCCAGAGCCCCGTCCCcaaggggtgggatggggagggtcCCCTGGCCCCACCCTCAGTCCTGGGTCTGACAAGGAGAGGGCGGAGGGGAGCCCCGGGGCCTGAAGAGGCGGCAGGCCCCGCGGCAGATGAGGAAGAACCAGTAGAGCTGGGGGGCCAGCAGCAGCGCGGCGCCCAGGTTGACATGGGCCGGGATGGCGAGGGGCACGGCGAGCAGCGGCAGGCCGGCGTGCCGCCCGTAGGCCCAGTACAGGTAGGGGAAGAGCAGCACCCGGCAGCAGAGAAAGCTGATCAGCATCAGGGCCCCGTTCACCTTGTGCAGCAGAGTGTGCTGCTGCTTGTACTGCgggcgggcagggggcagagTGAGCGGGGCGAGGGGCTCCACCCTCGGCCCACTGCCCCCACTCAGCCCACCAGAGCCCTGCCTCCCCCGACCCCAGCCTGCAGCCCCTCCCAGGTTTGCCCTCCCGTGGGGCCCGCTACACCCTCAGGTACCCTCTCACCTGGATGAGGATCTTGCCAAGGCAGACGAAGGGGGTGCTGACCTCAGCCATCAGCAAGCAGCCTAGAAAGAAATCTCCCTTGCCCTGACGCCACACCTgcgaggagaggaaggaaatagcTTGGCCTCACCCTGgactccctccctgtctcctcttGGCCACTTGCGGAGATGCTTGACCCTGAAAGTCTGAACACGTGCGTATAGCAGCAAAGCTGCGAGCATCACTCACTGTATCCTTCCAACCGTCATCCTGCAGGTGAGATCGCTCACCCTTAtatcacagatggggaaactgaggctcagagacatgcAGCCACAGGTCCCAAGCACCACGGCTGGGCATGTCCAGCCCAGGCCAGGCTGACCCCACACCCTCACGCTGTTTGGGGCCAGTCTGGTGCTCAGGAAACCCTCTGTGGAGACTCTCCCGAACCTGTCCTGCTATTGAGACCCGGCCGCAGGGCTTCCCCGGTTCCTGCTGGCATGAGCAGGACAGGAGACCTGGCTTTCTACACCCCGACTCACCACCGACAGCGGGAAGCATACGAGCACCATGACGGCGTGGTGGAGCACCATGAGGAACTCCTTGTGCAGGTAGCCGCGTGCCACGGCccaggtgctgcctggggctctggCCCCCCCTTCGTCCCCTCCGTGCCCCTTGACCTGGTGCTTGTGCCAGTGACAGAGGAACATGGCGTAGATGTCATAGATGAAGTAGGGCACTGCAAATTGCGTGTAGGCAGAGGAAAGCCAGTGTctgttgggcagagagagagagagagagagagatcaaagaggaaaggagagggacagagcagccacCAGGTGCCACAGTCAGCACTGGACGTGCCACATGAGTCAGATCTCAAGTGATATTCACAACAACCCTGAGGCGAGAGTGGACTCTCGAGTTACATGACGGAACCCAAGGGTAGAGGGCAAgaaactggcccaaggtcacaccatcACACCGCTGGTAGGGAATAGTgttggaattcaaacccagactGTCTGATCTCAGAGCCCACCcatttttcatattcattcattcattcattcattcattcattcattcattcattcttctctctctctttctgcaatATGGTgggcaagaaaagggaaaagatacCCAAAGACAGCCACAGACCATAGGGCAGTGTGAGAGTGAGAAAGCAAGTTCCGGCAAGATATGAGAGACAGCTGAGGTTAGGACAAATAACAGCAGAAGAGGCAAGAGCAGTGGAGAGGGATCATAGTGGCCGACATCCATTGACTGCTTATTACAAGCAGGCGCTGTCCTAATAGCTAAAACCTTTCACATACATAAACTTATTCCCTCCCCACAAAAAACTTCATACAAAGTAGGTATGGTTatcacccccatttcacagacgaggaaactgagagaTTAGGTAACTTGGCCAAGGAATAACCATGAGAGAAGTCTGGTTCCACAGCCTTTGCCTAGAGCCCCACTGTCTCTAGAAGATTCGAGACAGGTGTCACAGACAGGCCTTTGCTAGGGATCTGGTGGTGCTTTCAGTGCCGGTTGGTCTGTCTGAATGTGGTCCAACCTCTTGTTTTTTCAGGTACAGCGAAGCATTAAGGCGAAAACGCTGAGCGAAAGGAGCCAAGAGCAGAGAAAGTTCTGTGTACTTTGGgagtaaacaaaaatgaaaagtgcATGAATGTGCAACattgcatttttcttcttgacTCAGCATGTTGGACACTCTCTCTTCAATCCTGTAGCCCTGTGGCAGCTCTGAGCTGGGAGTGGGAGATCAGGGAGGTAGGGCCCAGGGAACTCGCCCAGCAAGGCGGAGGGATGAAAGCAAAGTCAGCCAGAGTGATGCAGAACGAGAGTGGAGACAAAATATGAGGAGCTGCTGAAGGGAGAAGGGGAatgaggcctggggggggggggggcggacggGGGGCGGTAGCACAGCGAAGGAAGAGGtgagatgaaaacagaaaacagaatgcaaGCCCTGGGCCAGACTGGCCTGGAGGGGGACAGGCAGCCCAAACTGTCCCAAGAGAAGTTACAGTGGGAGTGGCTGGGAGAGCTGGCCCCAGGAGCTGAGTGgcttgtggggagggagggccaggaCCTGGGCTGCACCTTGAAGAGTTaagcccatccccaccctctcAGCAGTTAGGTGCTCAGAAGTAGGAACAGCTGTTGTCCCCGCATTAACCCTGATCTTGGACACCCACCTGAGGATTAAAGGGGGAGAGACGAGAACAGACCTGAGTTGGGGGAAGGAAATGTAAGAGCCGAAAGGTGACCTCTGTGTGAGAAGGCGAGAGCAGTTTAAGCCTGGGAATCCAGGCTCATCTTAGAcccaggggtggggaagaagtgAAGAGGGCAAGAGGAACCCAAGTCACCAAGATGTGAAGGAAGAGTTAAGCACCCACTGTGCGACAGCCAGAATTGCTCTAGGCATTTGACACACAGCTCAGTTCCTCCTCATGGCAGCGCTTCCCGGAAGGGATGTATCTCACCCCACAGATAAGGGAACTCGTCTGTAGAGAAAGAGGGGCACGCCAGGTCAGGGTCATCCAGACAACGTTCCTGTGGCCTCACAGTCACCAGAGAAGGGGGTCAGGGCCAGAAGTCAGGTGTGGGGGGTCTTCAGCACCCTCCCAGGCAATTCTGCAGCGGCCCGTGGGTCGCCTGGAGCCGGCCCGTCAGCACCACGGACAgggcccctctccttcctctggccGCCCCACCTCCTCAGTCCTGGGCTTTTTTGGCAAGCACCGGGCACTGCAGCAGCTACTAGTGCCAAATTCTGGCCTCTtcacccttctcctccccctcccccactgcctagCCATTAGTGGCCTTGTCTCTGTCATCTCTCTCCTCTGGACTGGACACCTGGGttctgggaggaggtgaggggtgaGCCCAGCATGAGGAGGAAGGCACCCCATGTGGGTGCTGGTTAGAAAAGGGGTCTGAGGGATGTAAGGGTGGGAAGAAGTAGGGAGGGAAGGACACACAGGACCTACTAGTATGAGGGTATGAGAGGCCGGGAAGCCTAGGGGCTGCTTTGACAATCCTTTCTGATCGCCACTCCTTCTCCTCCTAGTTCTGACCTTTAAGGACAGGACAGGGATAAATTTATCCCTGGGTGTTGAGTTGCAGCTAATGCAGTTAACTTGCTCAGTCCCAAGTGAAGGGCTCGGGGACCATTGAATGAGTCCCGTAGAAGACCTGGGGTACTCgggagtcacacacacacacaggctgccGGAAACTTGGGCAAAGGCGGTCTCATGGCACTTACTGGTCATCAATGATGTGCTTGCAGGAGGTGGAGACGATGTAGCCAGCTGTGGAGGCCATGACGGCTTGGACAGAGGACACTAGCCTAGGGCGAAAGAGGGAGCCGTGGTAGACAAAGGAGACGCAGATCTCAGTTTCTCCTCTTTACTGTCCGCTTACTGCACTTCGGACTCGGGTCACTTCTCGGGCcactctctgcccatctctgccTGAGGCTGGCTTGCCCAGGGCTTCCCCCAGCCTCAGGCTAGGGGACTTGCCCAGCTGCTACTCCTCAGTCCACCCAACTCCTCACGGCCATCTTCCTTCCCTCAGTTGTGGACACTGAGTCGCCCTCTTCTCATGACCAGGGAGGTCATCTTGAGGTGAGACGGTGCTGATAACAAGGTCTCTtcccagggagaggcaggaaagggaCAGCACTGGATGGCAAGGGGGAGCCCTGGGCCTGTTCTTGCAACATTCAGCCACCCAGTCATGCCACTCATCACCTGGCCCCTCAGTGACCTCAAGTTCCCCCTGGCCACTTTCCCACTCACTCTTTGACTGCCCCCGTGCTCCCCTCCTCAACTCTGGCCCTTGTTCTGGGGTTGTACTGAGTTGAACCATTCACTCCTCTGTCTCTTGTGCCCTCAAACATATGGCCTGAACAATAAATACAcagctctctgccccttgccttaTTCCCTAATATCTTAGAGGAATGTTTCAGTCACACGCTGGCCctgttttggaggctgggagggtgaatgggggaaaggaaggaaaagcagtCTGGATACTAGTAGACCAGATGGCTGGGTTTGGACGAGGTCTCCTGGGACGGCGAGTaaggcagtgagggaggaaggaagcttGGAGATAAAGCCCACCAATCACTTCAGGAACCCCCAATCCCCCATGAGCCAAGGGTCCAGGGAAGGATGGGATCCCTTCCACCCCCATAATGcttgaggaggggagaggggctgagacgAAGGGAGGCAGTTTACCTGGCTGAGACAATGACCGCGTCGGCCTCCTCCCAGCGCAGCTGGGGCAGCCGCTGGAGCGTGTTcttggagaggaggaagagaccgGGGAACACCACCCCCCCAGCCACCATTGGGGTCAGCATGGTGGCTCAGGCCTCAGGCAGGGAAGCGAGAGGCcgtgagggggcagggaggccgaGCTGAAGGGAGTTCGAGGTGGAGAAGGGACACCAaaccagggaaggagagagaaaaagaaaaaggggcacaAAGGGGACAGGGCGGGGACGGGATGGGGCAGGCGAGTCAgaccagaggaagggagaatgggaGTTAGATGAGactggggaaatggggagaggctggggagagggaggatctGGGAAAGGGAGCAGGAGGAAGCTGGCCAGAGGGCTGGAAGCGAGACGGGAGGAGAGGACTTGGtcagaggacagagagggagagggtacCGGAGGAGGAGgatgcgggtgggggaggggagggagagaagaggcaggtggggagggggggcttaCGTGGAGAGGCTGGGAGGACCCGAGAAGGCGGGGTGGGACTGTGGTGCCAgccctgagagggagggagagggagggagggagggaggtgggagggagggagacagaggagtggCCGGGCAAGTGGTCAGCGGTCAGCACTGCTCTCCCGCCTCTTGCTGCTGCCACGGTCCCCGCTGCCCGGCCCCGGAGGCTGCACGGGGCATTATAGAGAGTTCgtgcccagccccctgccccctcggaggggaggggagggggagggggagtcacCAGcttggggagggcgggggaggggtggggaatgaTGGCACCGACCAGACACCAAGAAACCGGACCTGCAGCGCGTCTCCCATGCAGCTCTGAGCCACAGCAGCGGCTgcgacagagatggggggagcagagaaagagggagggggaggcccttaaagagacagcagctGCGGCGCAGGGGGCTGCTGGGGACAAGGGCCAGGGGAGGGTCAGCTCTCCTCTTGGGGAGGAAGGTGGCCCTGGGCTCCCTGGCTAGCTGGGAgggggctctgagccgtcagatGGGGGCTCGACCCTGTTTCCCACCAGTACATTTGCAAATGCCTACCATTTCTTCCGCTGCCAATGCCTCCCGACACTTGTCCCTCAGTGACCCGCTGGGGTCCCAGTTTAGGGGTGTCCCtccagcaaagagaaaaagaggattcCCTGGAGGAGGGAGCAAGACAAAGTGGTGCATCTTGCTGTCTCTGAAGGATGAGTTTAAGGATGCATGGGAATAAAAACACCTCAACACAGCATCCTTTCAGGCTCTGAgaccccccccaacacacacatccTTCATTCcagtgggaagaagaaaattctaggTATACATGAGGTGTCTCCTGACTGCTGCAAGACTGCCCTGTAATCTTGTCTAACTATCATAATAGCACCGAGGTGACAGCACTTGTCCCCTTTTTACAGGTCAAGAAATGGTCCTGAAGCCTTCAGTGGCCCTCCCCAAGGTCCCATAGCTAAGAGGCAGGAACCTTCTCGTGCTGGGTGTCAGAGTGGCTGCAGGGTTTGAAGAAGAACACCTGCCTCTCTGAAAACCCACCTGGAGCACAAGGACGCCCTGCCCCTGTCCTTCAGGCTGCCTGgcctctcctggcctcccctAAGCACTAGtcactttgctttttcttcaggTTTATCATCTTCCTGGCTCCCCTTCGTCTGCGACTTCACAGAACAG
This window encodes:
- the CE3H16orf92 gene encoding fertilization-influencing membrane protein isoform X3; translation: MRLWLWAWVWVWLLGLGAIETAPSPQRANTLTRGAESVLFLDRPDFFDYPDSDQARLLAVARFIGEKPVIFVNSGYNSEFFYHILVGALVVAFLFLLFQFCTHM
- the TLCD3B gene encoding ceramide synthase isoform X1 is translated as MPLLFVLGCIFFPLSFTVLCWGLQNHSHLRMERPEAVLAASKLVSSVQAVMASTAGYIVSTSCKHIIDDQHWLSSAYTQFAVPYFIYDIYAMFLCHWHKHQVKGHGGDEGGARAPGSTWAVARGYLHKEFLMVLHHAVMVLVCFPLSVVWRQGKGDFFLGCLLMAEVSTPFVCLGKILIQYKQQHTLLHKVNGALMLISFLCCRVLLFPYLYWAYGRHAGLPLLAVPLAIPAHVNLGAALLLAPQLYWFFLICRGACRLFRPRGSPPPSPCQTQD
- the CE3H16orf92 gene encoding fertilization-influencing membrane protein isoform X2 — its product is MRLWLWAWVWVWLLGLGAIETAPSPQRANTLTRGAESVLFLDRPDFFDYPDSDQARLLAVARFIGEKPVIFVNSGYNSEFFYHILVGALVVAFLFLLFQFCTHMSCQKGA
- the TLCD3B gene encoding ceramide synthase isoform X3; translated protein: MASTAGYIVSTSCKHIIDDQHWLSSAYTQFAVPYFIYDIYAMFLCHWHKHQVKGHGGDEGGARAPGSTWAVARGYLHKEFLMVLHHAVMVLVCFPLSVVWRQGKGDFFLGCLLMAEVSTPFVCLGKILIQYKQQHTLLHKVNGALMLISFLCCRVLLFPYLYWAYGRHAGLPLLAVPLAIPAHVNLGAALLLAPQLYWFFLICRGACRLFRPRGSPPPSPCQTQD
- the TLCD3B gene encoding ceramide synthase isoform X2 → MLTPMVAGGVVFPGLFLLSKNTLQRLPQLRWEEADAVIVSARLVSSVQAVMASTAGYIVSTSCKHIIDDQHWLSSAYTQFAVPYFIYDIYAMFLCHWHKHQVKGHGGDEGGARAPGSTWAVARGYLHKEFLMVLHHAVMVLVCFPLSVVWRQGKGDFFLGCLLMAEVSTPFVCLGKILIQYKQQHTLLHKVNGALMLISFLCCRVLLFPYLYWAYGRHAGLPLLAVPLAIPAHVNLGAALLLAPQLYWFFLICRGACRLFRPRGSPPPSPCQTQD
- the CE3H16orf92 gene encoding fertilization-influencing membrane protein isoform X1, with translation MRLWLWAWVWVWLLGLGAIETAPSPQRANTLTRGAESVLFLDRPDFFDYPDSDQARLLAVARFIGEKPVIFVNSGMNQLETASFLAGVWRRAALGPPIGGAAKKGPKEPDKGLALCPECPNLPSFPADE